One stretch of Streptomyces sp. A2-16 DNA includes these proteins:
- a CDS encoding SDR family NAD(P)-dependent oxidoreductase, translating into MPVAIITGASKGLGRALAEALAGRGWDLVLDARTAEVLKETAAALSGHGGGVTALPGDVTDAAHRSELVAAARAFGGVDLLVNNASALGAEPLARLEALPVDGLRRALEVNVVAPLGLVQEALPLLRASEAGTVIAVSSDAAAEAYETWGGYGASKAALDHLAAVLGEEEPRLRVWAVDPGDMATDLYAAAVPDDEDPRPDPANVVPAFLQLLDERPASGRYGAPSLLEGR; encoded by the coding sequence GCGGGGCTGGGACCTGGTGCTCGACGCGAGGACTGCGGAGGTCCTGAAGGAGACGGCGGCGGCCCTCTCCGGGCACGGGGGCGGGGTGACCGCGCTGCCCGGTGATGTCACGGACGCGGCGCACCGCTCCGAGCTGGTGGCCGCGGCCCGGGCGTTCGGCGGCGTCGATCTGCTGGTGAACAACGCGAGCGCGCTGGGTGCCGAGCCGCTGGCGCGTCTTGAGGCGCTGCCCGTGGACGGGCTGCGCCGCGCGCTGGAGGTGAACGTCGTGGCCCCGCTGGGCCTGGTCCAGGAGGCGCTGCCGCTGTTGCGGGCGTCGGAGGCCGGCACGGTGATCGCGGTCAGTTCGGACGCCGCCGCCGAGGCGTACGAGACCTGGGGCGGCTACGGGGCGTCGAAGGCGGCCCTGGACCATCTCGCGGCGGTGCTGGGCGAGGAGGAGCCTCGGCTGCGGGTGTGGGCCGTGGATCCCGGGGACATGGCGACGGACCTGTACGCGGCGGCCGTACCGGACGACGAGGATCCGCGGCCGGACCCGGCGAACGTGGTGCCCGCGTTCCTGCAGTTGCTGGACGAGCGGCCGGCGAGCGGGCGGTACGGGGCTCCGTCGCTGTTGGAGGGGCGATGA
- a CDS encoding S-adenosylmethionine:tRNA ribosyltransferase-isomerase, with the protein MTLATGVPPLGPSRKCWRVPEQLSARVPVEQRGSGLDRDAVRLLVSRGTEVSHHSFGELPRLLRAGDLLVVNTSPTLAAAVDGRIGHARVVVHFSTRGDDGRWAVELRDPDGRGTTRARAGGPAGTEVRLPGGGRLVLEEAVSGRLWWARVGAGEVPGLLREHGRPIRYSYTERDQPLSVYQTVFALPSPDGAGSAEMPSAARPFTARLVAELVSRGVQFAPVTLHTGVASAEAHEPPYPERFSVPEASARLINGVRAGDGRVLAVGTTAVRAVESAAGADGVVRARAGWTDLVVTPERGVRVVDGLLTGLHEPEASHLLMLEAVAGRAAIDRGYEEALRRRYLWHEFGDVHLLLPAEDPHPEHCSRNCR; encoded by the coding sequence ATGACGCTCGCGACCGGGGTGCCGCCGCTCGGGCCCTCCCGAAAGTGTTGGAGGGTCCCGGAGCAGCTGTCGGCGCGGGTGCCGGTCGAGCAGCGCGGGTCCGGGCTCGACCGGGATGCCGTACGGCTGCTGGTGTCGCGGGGCACCGAGGTGTCGCACCACTCCTTCGGGGAGCTTCCGCGGCTGCTGCGGGCCGGGGACCTGCTCGTCGTGAACACCTCTCCCACGCTGGCCGCGGCCGTCGACGGGCGGATCGGGCACGCGCGTGTGGTGGTGCACTTCTCCACGCGCGGTGACGACGGCCGGTGGGCGGTCGAGCTGCGGGATCCCGACGGGAGGGGCACCACGCGTGCGCGTGCGGGCGGGCCCGCGGGAACGGAGGTACGGCTGCCCGGAGGCGGCCGGCTGGTTCTGGAGGAGGCGGTGAGCGGGCGTCTGTGGTGGGCGCGGGTGGGCGCCGGGGAGGTGCCGGGGCTGCTGCGGGAGCACGGGCGGCCCATTCGCTACTCCTACACGGAGCGGGACCAGCCGTTGTCCGTCTACCAGACGGTGTTCGCGCTGCCGTCGCCCGACGGGGCGGGGAGTGCGGAGATGCCCAGTGCGGCGCGGCCCTTCACCGCGCGGCTGGTGGCGGAGCTGGTGAGCCGGGGCGTGCAGTTCGCGCCCGTGACACTGCACACCGGGGTGGCTTCGGCGGAGGCGCACGAGCCGCCGTATCCGGAGCGGTTCTCGGTGCCGGAGGCCTCCGCGCGGCTGATCAACGGGGTGCGGGCCGGGGACGGCAGGGTTCTCGCCGTCGGGACGACGGCCGTGCGGGCGGTGGAGTCGGCGGCCGGAGCCGACGGGGTCGTACGCGCGCGTGCGGGGTGGACGGATCTCGTGGTGACCCCGGAGCGCGGGGTGCGGGTGGTGGACGGGCTGCTGACCGGGCTGCACGAGCCGGAGGCCTCGCATCTGCTGATGCTGGAGGCGGTCGCGGGGCGGGCGGCGATCGACCGCGGGTACGAGGAGGCGCTGCGCCGGCGCTACCTGTGGCACGAGTTCGGGGACGTGCATCTCCTCCTCCCGGCGGAGGATCCTCACCCAGAGCATTGCTCACGCAACTGCCGGTGA
- a CDS encoding transglycosylase SLT domain-containing protein codes for MPKNPFTRGHSRALTKRHKIAVAGVATLGAAAVVFSAVPGNAETTTSEAAVSSAPVKYSSEQLQGLHADVREQLAAKALQSKAAEAKAQAEAKAKAKAAAAAKKKAAEAAAAKKAAQARKAKEAASRAAHRAKLKAAAPKSYANNLDGWIKESLAIMKAKGIPGSYNGLYRNIMRESSGNPNAINNWDINAINGIPSKGLLQVIPPTFQAYHVAGTSWNIYDPVANITAAANYAADKYGSMDNVNSAY; via the coding sequence ATGCCCAAGAACCCTTTCACCCGTGGTCATAGTCGCGCGCTGACCAAGCGCCACAAGATCGCCGTCGCCGGTGTCGCCACGCTCGGCGCCGCCGCTGTCGTCTTCAGCGCGGTTCCGGGCAACGCGGAGACCACGACGTCCGAGGCGGCCGTCTCCTCAGCCCCGGTGAAGTACTCCTCGGAGCAGCTCCAGGGCCTTCACGCGGACGTCCGCGAGCAGCTCGCCGCCAAGGCCCTGCAGAGCAAGGCAGCCGAGGCGAAGGCACAGGCCGAGGCGAAGGCCAAGGCGAAGGCCGCGGCCGCCGCGAAGAAGAAGGCCGCCGAGGCAGCCGCCGCCAAGAAGGCCGCGCAGGCGCGCAAGGCCAAGGAGGCCGCGAGCCGGGCCGCCCACCGCGCCAAGCTCAAGGCCGCCGCGCCCAAGAGCTACGCGAACAACCTGGACGGCTGGATCAAGGAGTCCCTGGCCATCATGAAGGCCAAGGGCATCCCGGGCAGCTACAACGGTCTGTACCGCAACATCATGCGGGAGTCCTCGGGCAACCCGAACGCGATCAACAACTGGGACATCAACGCCATCAACGGCATCCCCTCGAAGGGTCTGCTCCAGGTCATCCCGCCGACGTTCCAGGCGTACCACGTCGCCGGCACGTCCTGGAACATCTACGACCCGGTCGCCAACATCACCGCCGCCGCGAACTACGCGGCCGACAAGTACGGCTCGATGGACAACGTGAACAGCGCGTACTGA
- a CDS encoding FHA domain-containing protein, with amino-acid sequence MPELVLEANGRTWTLDPSRPYRLGRDPQGDIVFDDARVSWRHATISWSGRSWVLEDHSSTNGTFVHGQRVHETEIGPGTAVHLGNASDGPLLSLTGTAAPVAQPRSGQQPYAAQSANPGWAQQTPQQAAPQQAPHQTPQQAPQQASPQAAQSGWPQPRQQHQPQSQPYAHQPPQKIPQQGSGAGSGAPPVYGDRSPTTFHQFTIGRIMRIGRALENDLVVSDLQVSRNHAEFHSTPDGRMEIRDLGSHNGTYVNGQPIPKGGSALLGPTDIVGVGHSTFRIVGDRLEEFVDTGEVTFSARHLTVTVDGGKQILKDVSFGVPEKSLIAVIGPSGSGKSTLLKALTGYRPANQGDVLYDNRNLYKQFAELRQRIGLVPQDDILHKELTVKKALKYAAKLRFPADTTTEERENRINEVLRELKLDIHREKKVTALSGGQRKRVSVALELLTKPSLIFLDEPTSGLDPGMDRDVMQLLRGLADDGRTVLVVTHSVAELALCDKLLVMAPGGAVAYFGPPEEALNFFGYDTWADVFSAFENYRDYDWAGRWKGSQHYQMYAADIDAVAPQSVQTPPMQGMKPPKPQRWMGQFGTLVRRYVSVIASDKGFLALTVILPLVLGSVSLLIDFGDNLLPKPIDPRTKLPEPNSTATTVLLILAVGACFAGAANSVRELIKERVIYERERATGLSRSAYLMSKVVVLGVITILQGLMVGVIGFASRGLPKEGLVLGNATLAELCLPIMGLGFTSMMFGLIISALVKTSEKTMPLLVMFAIVQVVFTGCLFTLHGTLGVNELSYLMPSRWAVAAAGATLDFNKVNPPVKPGDTTDPLWDHTVSTWGLNMIALIAIGIVCGFLVSRFLRRHEPEVMRK; translated from the coding sequence GTGCCGGAACTCGTACTGGAAGCCAATGGACGTACCTGGACGCTCGATCCGTCCAGGCCGTACCGCCTTGGACGCGATCCGCAGGGGGACATCGTGTTCGACGACGCCAGGGTGTCCTGGCGTCACGCCACGATCAGCTGGAGCGGGCGCAGTTGGGTCCTCGAGGACCACAGCAGCACCAACGGCACCTTCGTGCACGGGCAGCGGGTCCACGAGACGGAGATCGGCCCGGGCACGGCCGTCCACCTCGGCAACGCGAGCGACGGCCCGCTGCTGAGTCTCACCGGCACCGCGGCCCCGGTCGCACAGCCGCGGTCCGGGCAACAGCCGTACGCCGCGCAGAGCGCGAACCCCGGCTGGGCCCAGCAGACACCGCAGCAGGCCGCCCCGCAGCAGGCTCCGCACCAAACGCCTCAACAGGCCCCGCAGCAGGCCTCACCACAGGCCGCGCAGTCCGGCTGGCCGCAGCCCCGGCAGCAGCATCAGCCGCAGTCCCAGCCGTACGCGCACCAGCCGCCGCAGAAGATCCCGCAGCAGGGCTCCGGCGCCGGCTCGGGCGCGCCGCCGGTCTACGGCGACCGCAGCCCGACCACGTTCCACCAGTTCACCATCGGCCGCATCATGCGCATCGGCCGTGCCCTGGAGAACGACCTGGTCGTCTCCGACCTGCAGGTCTCCCGCAACCACGCCGAGTTCCACTCGACGCCCGACGGCCGCATGGAGATCCGCGACCTCGGCTCGCACAACGGCACGTACGTCAACGGCCAGCCGATCCCCAAGGGCGGCTCCGCGCTGCTCGGCCCGACCGACATCGTCGGCGTCGGCCACTCCACGTTCCGGATCGTCGGCGACCGCCTCGAGGAGTTCGTCGACACCGGTGAGGTGACCTTCTCCGCCCGCCATCTGACCGTCACCGTCGACGGCGGCAAGCAGATCCTCAAGGACGTCTCCTTCGGCGTCCCGGAGAAGTCCCTCATCGCGGTCATCGGACCGTCGGGTTCCGGCAAGTCGACCCTGCTCAAGGCGCTCACCGGCTACCGGCCCGCCAACCAGGGCGACGTCCTGTACGACAACCGCAACCTGTACAAGCAGTTCGCCGAGCTGCGCCAGCGCATCGGTCTGGTCCCGCAGGACGACATCCTGCACAAGGAGCTGACCGTCAAGAAGGCGCTCAAGTACGCGGCCAAACTCCGCTTCCCCGCCGACACCACGACCGAGGAGCGCGAGAACCGCATAAACGAGGTGCTGCGCGAGCTGAAGCTCGACATCCACCGGGAGAAGAAGGTCACCGCCCTCTCCGGCGGCCAGCGCAAGCGCGTCTCCGTGGCCCTGGAACTGCTCACCAAGCCGTCCCTGATCTTCCTCGACGAGCCGACCTCCGGCCTCGACCCGGGCATGGACCGCGATGTCATGCAGCTGCTGCGCGGCCTCGCCGACGACGGCCGTACGGTTCTCGTCGTCACCCATTCCGTGGCCGAGCTGGCCCTGTGCGACAAGCTCCTGGTGATGGCCCCGGGCGGTGCGGTCGCCTACTTCGGCCCGCCCGAGGAGGCACTGAACTTCTTCGGCTACGACACCTGGGCCGATGTCTTCTCCGCCTTCGAGAACTACCGCGACTACGACTGGGCCGGCCGCTGGAAGGGCTCGCAGCACTACCAGATGTACGCCGCCGACATAGACGCCGTTGCGCCGCAGTCCGTACAGACGCCTCCGATGCAGGGCATGAAGCCGCCCAAGCCGCAGCGCTGGATGGGCCAGTTCGGGACACTCGTGCGCCGCTATGTCTCGGTCATCGCGTCCGACAAGGGCTTCCTGGCCCTGACGGTGATCCTGCCGCTCGTCCTCGGCTCGGTGAGCCTGCTCATCGACTTCGGCGACAACCTGCTGCCCAAGCCGATCGACCCCAGGACCAAACTGCCCGAGCCGAACAGCACGGCCACCACCGTCCTGCTGATCCTCGCGGTCGGCGCCTGCTTCGCCGGAGCCGCCAACTCGGTGCGCGAACTGATCAAGGAACGGGTGATCTACGAGCGGGAGCGCGCCACCGGCCTGTCCCGCTCGGCGTACCTGATGTCCAAGGTGGTCGTGCTGGGCGTGATCACCATCCTGCAGGGACTGATGGTCGGCGTCATCGGTTTCGCCAGCCGCGGACTCCCCAAGGAAGGACTCGTCCTCGGCAACGCCACCCTCGCGGAGCTGTGCCTGCCGATCATGGGGCTCGGGTTCACCTCGATGATGTTCGGGCTGATCATCTCCGCCCTCGTGAAGACGTCCGAGAAGACCATGCCGTTGCTGGTCATGTTCGCGATCGTCCAGGTCGTCTTCACCGGCTGTCTGTTCACCCTGCACGGGACCCTCGGCGTCAACGAGCTCTCGTATCTGATGCCCTCGCGCTGGGCGGTCGCCGCCGCGGGCGCCACCCTGGACTTCAACAAGGTCAACCCGCCCGTCAAACCGGGCGACACGACCGATCCGCTGTGGGACCACACGGTCAGCACCTGGGGCCTGAACATGATCGCCCTCATCGCCATCGGCATCGTCTGCGGATTCCTCGTCTCCCGCTTCCTGCGCCGCCACGAGCCCGAGGTCATGCGCAAGTGA
- a CDS encoding streptophobe family protein, protein MSASRSAEATQHGVRLPWGDILLSSIAAVSWALIGMAGTAALGLHLLEADSAASLGPMTAAVVALAAGGSVTPSGDVSAFGLTGAEAATAIEITPLGVSLVGALLMSWSFLRSLRAAGAVIAPSELLVRAGAVVALFTAMMGGLAWAGHDVITIDGGALGLDKLPGAGGGGGGGLDIPGLGDVGDIGGLLPDQIGNLIDAKAAVGFTVDTAPTLLGGLGWSAGILLIALLASRRTPLPPGWDAVHRVVRPAVSALVTVLLVAVAAGLSAAVYAAIGDDHPKRIAGAALLGAPNGVWLGIPIGLFVPFDGRATGILTNFLPDPLDRLLDSDSDQSVSLGRLAELDGRVWLLGVAAALMMLLAGVLTAARTPVGVADTGQGSAEAGHEVVRDPGALGFAGRCALRLGLATALALPLLAWLTEVSVDASLSVLGFDAFGAGVRLQGQLGAAVLLGALWGAAAGAAGALLARATGAAGSRAARLALRDVTAAGAATGTTGATGVGGDPRYAGSGGAGSVAYGRGGEPYRGGGGYGGGGGGYEGEGRSYRGAEPYEGDNRPYASGSGAYEGESRPYAGRAEPYEGEGRPYAGGAYRSESGPYGRGAGGYDGGSGRDLGESGGGDAASGQGGAGARGGGVGPYVPGASYRPPNPATNPYLRVPEELREPEDARPAGERGREEPPSPGSRPARGYRPGEGPQPSEDAVRHDEDSSRPSDEPGATGRHGGSPPPDNVYGAPTMASPVEPPPRSPRRPGSRRSGERDEGPQPPPPPPPPPPPPPPGRPKGRR, encoded by the coding sequence ATGAGTGCGTCCAGAAGCGCCGAGGCCACGCAGCACGGCGTGCGGCTGCCGTGGGGAGACATCCTGCTGTCCTCGATAGCCGCTGTGAGCTGGGCGTTGATCGGGATGGCGGGCACGGCCGCGCTGGGCCTGCACCTGCTGGAGGCCGATTCCGCGGCCTCGCTGGGGCCGATGACCGCGGCTGTTGTGGCTCTTGCGGCGGGTGGTTCGGTGACTCCCTCCGGTGACGTGTCCGCGTTCGGGCTGACGGGAGCGGAGGCGGCGACCGCCATCGAGATCACGCCATTGGGCGTCAGCCTGGTCGGTGCGCTGCTCATGTCCTGGTCCTTCCTACGGTCCCTGCGGGCGGCCGGAGCGGTGATCGCACCGTCGGAACTGCTCGTGCGCGCGGGCGCGGTGGTCGCGCTGTTCACTGCGATGATGGGCGGGCTGGCCTGGGCGGGACACGACGTCATCACCATCGACGGAGGCGCCCTGGGGCTCGACAAGCTGCCCGGCGCGGGCGGGGGCGGGGGCGGCGGGCTCGACATCCCCGGGCTCGGTGACGTCGGGGACATCGGCGGACTGCTGCCGGACCAGATCGGGAACCTCATCGACGCGAAGGCCGCGGTCGGCTTCACGGTGGACACCGCGCCGACACTGCTCGGCGGGCTCGGCTGGTCCGCGGGGATCCTGCTGATCGCGCTGCTGGCGTCCCGTCGCACACCGCTGCCGCCTGGTTGGGACGCGGTGCACCGGGTCGTACGGCCCGCCGTGTCCGCGCTCGTCACGGTGCTGCTGGTCGCGGTGGCCGCGGGGCTCTCCGCGGCGGTGTACGCGGCGATCGGCGACGACCACCCCAAGCGGATCGCCGGAGCGGCGCTGCTCGGGGCCCCGAACGGGGTGTGGCTGGGCATTCCCATCGGCCTGTTCGTCCCCTTCGACGGCCGGGCGACCGGGATCCTGACGAACTTCCTCCCGGACCCGCTGGACCGGCTGCTCGACTCGGACTCCGACCAGTCGGTGTCGCTGGGGCGCCTGGCCGAGTTGGACGGGCGGGTGTGGCTGCTCGGCGTGGCGGCGGCACTGATGATGCTGCTGGCGGGGGTCCTCACGGCTGCCAGGACGCCGGTGGGGGTGGCCGACACCGGACAGGGCTCGGCCGAGGCGGGCCACGAGGTCGTACGGGATCCGGGGGCCCTTGGTTTCGCTGGACGCTGTGCGCTGCGGCTGGGGCTCGCGACCGCGCTGGCGTTGCCGCTGCTGGCCTGGCTGACGGAGGTGTCGGTGGACGCCTCGCTGTCGGTACTGGGCTTCGACGCGTTCGGCGCCGGGGTCCGGCTGCAGGGTCAGCTCGGCGCGGCGGTGCTGCTCGGGGCGCTGTGGGGGGCGGCCGCGGGGGCCGCGGGGGCACTGCTGGCCCGCGCGACGGGCGCGGCGGGGTCCCGGGCGGCGCGGTTGGCACTGCGTGACGTGACGGCGGCCGGAGCGGCGACGGGGACGACGGGGGCGACGGGGGTTGGCGGAGATCCGCGGTACGCGGGCTCGGGCGGGGCCGGGAGCGTCGCGTACGGGCGCGGTGGTGAGCCGTATCGGGGCGGGGGCGGGTACGGAGGCGGGGGCGGGGGTTACGAGGGTGAGGGCCGGTCGTACCGCGGGGCCGAGCCGTACGAAGGCGACAACAGGCCGTACGCGAGTGGGTCCGGAGCGTACGAAGGCGAAAGCAGGCCGTACGCGGGCAGGGCCGAGCCGTACGAGGGTGAGGGCAGGCCGTACGCGGGCGGGGCGTACCGGAGCGAAAGCGGGCCGTACGGAAGGGGGGCCGGGGGGTACGACGGGGGTTCCGGGAGGGACCTCGGTGAGTCCGGTGGCGGGGACGCTGCGTCCGGTCAGGGCGGGGCCGGGGCGCGTGGAGGTGGGGTGGGGCCGTATGTGCCCGGTGCGTCCTATCGGCCTCCGAACCCTGCGACGAACCCGTATCTGCGGGTGCCGGAGGAGTTGCGGGAGCCGGAGGACGCACGGCCCGCCGGCGAGCGTGGGCGTGAGGAGCCGCCGTCGCCGGGATCGCGACCCGCCCGTGGGTACCGGCCCGGCGAGGGCCCGCAGCCGTCGGAGGATGCCGTGCGGCACGACGAGGACAGCTCCCGGCCGTCGGACGAGCCGGGTGCAACGGGCCGGCACGGCGGCTCGCCCCCGCCCGACAACGTCTACGGGGCCCCCACGATGGCCAGTCCCGTCGAGCCGCCGCCGCGTTCCCCGCGACGGCCGGGGAGCCGGCGTTCGGGCGAGCGCGACGAGGGACCCCAGCCGCCGCCACCTCCTCCCCCGCCACCGCCTCCCCCGCCGCCCGGTAGGCCCAAGGGGCGGCGTTGA
- the serB gene encoding phosphoserine phosphatase SerB, with amino-acid sequence MSAEQTSSSDVPTLLVKIFGKDRPGITAGLFDTLAAYSVDVVDIEQVVTRGRMVLCALVTAPPRALEGDLRATVHSWAESIKMQAEIISGLGDNRPRGLGRSLVTVLGHPLTAEATAAIAAKIAKAGGNIDRIFRLAKYPVTAVEFAVSGVETEPLRTALVTDAAKLGVDVAVVAAGLHRRAQRLVVMDVDSTLIQDEVIELFAAHAGCEDKVAEVTAAAMRGELDFEQSLHARVALLEGLDASVVDKVRSEVRLTPGARTLIRTLKRLGFQVGVVSGGFTQVTDDLKDRLGLDFAQANTLEIVDGKLTGKVTGEIVDRAGKARLLRRFAAEAGVPLSQTVAIGDGANDLDMLNAAGLGVAFNAKPVVREAAHTAVNVPFLDTVLYLLGVTREEVEAADAHEEG; translated from the coding sequence ATGAGCGCTGAGCAGACCTCGTCCTCCGACGTCCCCACCCTTCTCGTCAAGATCTTCGGGAAGGACAGGCCGGGCATCACGGCCGGCCTCTTCGACACCCTCGCCGCCTACTCGGTCGACGTGGTCGACATCGAGCAGGTCGTCACGCGTGGCCGGATGGTGCTGTGCGCGCTGGTGACCGCGCCGCCCCGCGCGCTGGAGGGCGACCTGCGGGCGACCGTGCACAGCTGGGCCGAGTCGATCAAGATGCAGGCGGAGATCATCTCCGGTCTCGGCGACAACCGGCCCCGAGGGCTGGGACGTTCCCTGGTCACGGTGCTCGGGCACCCGCTCACCGCGGAGGCCACCGCCGCGATCGCCGCCAAGATCGCCAAGGCGGGCGGCAACATCGACCGTATCTTCCGGCTGGCCAAGTATCCGGTCACGGCCGTCGAGTTCGCGGTCTCCGGCGTGGAGACGGAGCCGCTGCGCACCGCCCTGGTGACGGACGCCGCCAAGCTCGGCGTGGACGTGGCCGTCGTCGCCGCCGGTCTGCACCGCCGGGCCCAGCGGCTCGTCGTCATGGACGTGGACTCCACGCTCATCCAGGACGAGGTGATCGAGCTCTTCGCGGCGCACGCCGGCTGCGAGGACAAGGTGGCCGAGGTGACCGCGGCGGCGATGCGCGGCGAGCTGGACTTCGAGCAGTCGCTGCACGCGCGCGTGGCGCTCCTTGAGGGGCTGGACGCCTCGGTCGTCGACAAGGTGCGCAGCGAGGTCCGGCTGACGCCGGGCGCACGCACCCTCATCCGTACGCTGAAGCGGCTCGGCTTCCAAGTCGGTGTCGTCTCGGGCGGTTTCACCCAGGTCACGGACGATCTGAAGGACCGGCTGGGGCTGGACTTCGCCCAGGCCAACACTCTGGAGATCGTCGACGGGAAGCTGACGGGCAAGGTCACCGGGGAGATCGTGGACCGCGCGGGCAAGGCGCGGCTGCTGCGCCGGTTCGCCGCCGAGGCGGGGGTGCCGCTGTCCCAGACGGTGGCGATCGGCGACGGTGCCAACGACCTGGACATGCTGAACGCGGCCGGGCTCGGGGTCGCCTTCAACGCCAAGCCGGTGGTGCGGGAGGCCGCGCACACCGCGGTGAACGTGCCCTTCCTGGACACGGTGCTGTACCTGCTGGGCGTCACCCGCGAAGAGGTCGAGGCGGCGGACGCGCACGAGGAGGGCTGA
- a CDS encoding histidine phosphatase family protein yields MSVADPRRIVLFRHAKADWPQVTDHERPLADRGRKDAAEAGRRLVDSGIPFDLALCSTATRTRETWKLAVQEFPHRPKTVYEERIYEASPGELIAVLNETPDDVRNAVLIGHNPGIQGLADVLAGAAEGEARERMSGRGFPAAAFAVLSFSGPWKALEPGVATLVDYWAPTD; encoded by the coding sequence ATGAGCGTCGCAGATCCCCGCAGGATTGTCCTTTTCCGGCATGCGAAAGCCGACTGGCCACAGGTCACCGACCACGAGCGGCCGCTCGCCGACCGGGGCCGGAAAGATGCAGCGGAAGCCGGGCGACGGCTGGTCGACTCCGGTATCCCCTTCGACCTGGCCCTCTGCTCCACCGCGACCCGGACCCGTGAGACCTGGAAGCTCGCCGTGCAGGAGTTCCCGCACCGGCCGAAAACCGTCTACGAGGAGCGGATCTACGAGGCCTCTCCCGGCGAGCTGATCGCCGTTCTCAACGAAACCCCGGACGACGTGCGCAACGCCGTCCTGATCGGCCACAATCCGGGGATCCAAGGCCTCGCCGACGTCCTCGCGGGCGCCGCCGAGGGGGAGGCCCGTGAGCGGATGAGCGGCCGCGGCTTCCCCGCCGCAGCCTTCGCCGTCCTGTCGTTCAGCGGCCCCTGGAAGGCCCTGGAGCCGGGCGTGGCCACCCTCGTCGACTACTGGGCGCCGACCGACTGA
- a CDS encoding SGM_5486 family transporter-associated protein, translating to MPVLDPNPQNGQKKMLLVFGSFLAIFVVIAVIATIASP from the coding sequence ATGCCAGTGCTCGACCCGAATCCCCAGAACGGCCAGAAGAAGATGCTGCTGGTCTTCGGCTCGTTCCTCGCCATCTTCGTCGTCATCGCGGTCATCGCGACGATCGCCTCGCCCTGA
- a CDS encoding CynX/NimT family MFS transporter, whose amino-acid sequence MMGVMAREETRTVKPTTARGSTTPPEGGPLVSAPRAWAVRLVVVGIVLSALNLRPAITSLGALLEEVRDGLGMSGSMAGLLTSVPPLCFAVFGVMAPRLARRFGAGAVVCAGMVAITTGLLVRPYTGSTAGFLAASALTLMGIAVSNVLMPVIVKRWFPDRVGSMTGLYSMALALGTAAAAAVTVPVTEALGGSWQSGLAVWAGLAAAAVLPWIPLVRDRGPAATEPRAAQSVHTRVQGAGPVRQVHARVEPPALRITRSRTAWALAVFFGLQATAAYITMGWMAQIFRDAGVPAGTAGLLLAVTMVMGVPLAFVIPRVATRLPHQGPIVIALGVCGLAGYAGLYLAPAGGAWAWAVLLGVSNCAFPLALTMVGMRARTGAGVAQLSAFAQSTGYLISIPGPLLVGVLYQHSGGWGLPIALMIGLMVPQMAVGVLAGRDRTVEDEAAR is encoded by the coding sequence ATGATGGGTGTCATGGCGCGCGAGGAAACCCGGACAGTGAAGCCCACGACCGCACGCGGTTCCACGACCCCGCCCGAAGGGGGACCCCTGGTGTCCGCGCCGCGCGCGTGGGCGGTACGCCTGGTCGTCGTCGGCATCGTGCTGTCCGCCCTCAACCTCCGCCCCGCCATCACCAGCCTCGGCGCCCTGCTCGAAGAGGTCCGCGACGGGCTCGGCATGAGCGGCAGCATGGCCGGCCTGCTCACCTCGGTGCCCCCGCTGTGCTTCGCCGTGTTCGGGGTCATGGCCCCGCGCCTGGCCCGTCGCTTCGGCGCGGGCGCGGTGGTGTGCGCGGGCATGGTCGCCATCACGACGGGCCTGCTCGTACGGCCGTACACGGGCTCCACGGCGGGCTTCCTGGCCGCCAGTGCCCTCACCCTCATGGGCATCGCCGTCAGCAACGTCCTGATGCCGGTCATCGTCAAGCGCTGGTTCCCGGACCGGGTCGGCTCCATGACCGGCCTGTACTCGATGGCCCTGGCGCTCGGCACCGCGGCGGCGGCCGCCGTGACCGTTCCGGTGACCGAGGCGCTGGGCGGCAGCTGGCAGTCGGGGCTCGCGGTGTGGGCGGGCCTGGCCGCCGCGGCCGTACTGCCGTGGATCCCGCTCGTGCGGGACCGGGGACCGGCGGCCACGGAACCGCGGGCGGCGCAGAGCGTGCACACGCGTGTGCAGGGCGCCGGCCCCGTCCGGCAGGTGCACGCGCGCGTGGAGCCGCCCGCGCTGCGGATCACGCGGAGCCGGACCGCCTGGGCGCTCGCCGTCTTCTTCGGGCTCCAGGCCACCGCCGCCTACATCACCATGGGCTGGATGGCGCAGATCTTCCGGGACGCGGGCGTGCCCGCGGGCACCGCAGGGCTGCTGCTGGCGGTCACGATGGTCATGGGCGTCCCCCTGGCCTTCGTCATCCCGCGCGTGGCCACCAGGCTGCCGCACCAGGGCCCGATCGTGATCGCGCTCGGCGTCTGCGGTCTGGCCGGGTACGCGGGCCTGTACCTCGCCCCGGCGGGCGGGGCCTGGGCCTGGGCCGTCCTGCTCGGTGTGTCCAACTGCGCCTTCCCGCTGGCGCTCACCATGGTCGGCATGCGGGCCAGGACCGGCGCCGGTGTCGCCCAGCTGTCCGCGTTCGCGCAGAGCACCGGCTATCTGATCTCCATCCCGGGACCGCTCCTGGTCGGTGTGCTCTACCAGCACAGCGGCGGCTGGGGCCTGCCGATCGCCCTCATGATCGGCCTGATGGTCCCGCAGATGGCGGTCGGAGTGCTCGCGGGCCGCGACCGCACGGTGGAGGACGAGGCGGCCCGTTGA